In the genome of Raphanus sativus cultivar WK10039 chromosome 4, ASM80110v3, whole genome shotgun sequence, one region contains:
- the LOC108836879 gene encoding copper transport protein CCH — protein MSQTVVLKVGMSCQGCVGAVNRVLGKMEGVESFDIDIKEQKVTVKGKVEPEAVFQTVSKTGKKTSYWPVEAEVEPKDETETKPEGETKTEGKVDAEVPEVKVDAKVEPKADVEPKHAETETKTEGKVDDEILDAKVDPKVDAKADVEPKLVEAETKPPQV, from the exons ATGTCTCAG ACCGTTGTCCTCAAAGTTGGTATGTCATGCCAAGGTTGCGTTGGTGCCGTCAATAGAGTCCTAGGCAAAATGGAAG GCGTTGAGTCATTTGACATTGATATCAAGGAACAAAAGGTGACAGTGAAAGGAAAAGTTGAGCCTGAGGCAGTTTTTCAAACAGTTTCTAAGACTGGAAAGAAGACTTCTTACTGGCCCGTGGAGGCTGAGGTTGAGCCTAAGGACGAGACTGAGACAAAACCTGAAGGTGAGACTAAGACTGAGGGTAAGGTTGATGCTGAGGTACCGGAGGTTAAGGTTGATGCTAAGGTCGAGCCTAAGGCTGATGTTGAACCGAAACACGCAGAAACGGAGACTAAGACCGAGGGTAAGGTTGATGATGAGATACTTGATGCCAAGGTTGATCCTAAGGTCGATGCTAAGGCTGATGTTGAACCGAAACTCGTTGAAGCCGAGACTAAGCCACCACAAGTTTAA